The Pan troglodytes isolate AG18354 chromosome 1, NHGRI_mPanTro3-v2.0_pri, whole genome shotgun sequence genome includes a region encoding these proteins:
- the LOC129143336 gene encoding PRAME family member 15-like produces MKMSIRTPPRLLELAGRSLLKDQALAISTLQELPMELFPPLFMEAFSRRLCEALKLMVQAWPFRRLPLRPLIKMPCLEAFQAVLDGLDALLTQGVHPRRWKLQVLDLQDVCENFWMVWSEAMANGCFLNAKRNKKTVQDCPRMRGQQPLTVFVELWLKNRTLDEYLTYLLLWVKQRKDLLHLCCKKLKILGMPFHNIRSILKMVNLDCIQEVEVNCKWILPILTQFTPYLGHMRNLQKLVLSHMDVSRYVSPEQKKEIVTQFTTQFLKLRCLQKLYMNSVSFLEGHLDQLLSCLKTSLKILAITNCALLESDLKHLSQCPSISQLKTLDLNGIRLTNYSLVPLQILLEKVAATLEYLDLDDCGIVDSQVNTILPALSHCFELNTFSFCGNPICMATLENLLSHTIILRKLCLELYPAPRESYDADGTLCWSRFAQLRAELMKRVRDLRHPKRILFCTDYCPDCGNRSFYDLEADQCCC; encoded by the exons ATGAAGATGAGCATCCGGACTCCACCCAGACTCCTGGAGCTTGCGGGGCGGAGCCTGCTGAAGGACCAAGCCTTGGCCATCTCCACCCTGCAGGAGCTGCCCATGGAACTTTTCCCCCCACTGTTCATGGAGGCCTTCAGCAGGAGACTCTGTGAGGCCCTGAAGctgatggtgcaggcctggcccTTCCGCCGCCTCCCTCTGAGGCCTCTGATAAAGATGCCTTGTCTGGAAGCATTCCAAGCTGTGCTGGATGGGCTTGATGCACTGCTTACCCAAGGGGTTCATCCCAG GAGATGGAAACttcaagtgctggatttacaAGATGTCTGTGAGAACTTCTGGATGGTTTGGTCTGAAGCTATGGCCAATGGGTGCTTCCTCAATGCCAAGAGGAACAAAAAAACAGTGCAGGACTGTCCAAGGATGAGAGGACAGCAGCCCTTGACTGTGTTCGTAGAACTTTGGCTCAAGAACAGGACTCTGGATGAATACCTCACCTACCTCCTTCTATGGGtcaagcagaggaaagatttACTACACCTGTGCTGTAAGAAGCTGAAAATTTTGGGAATGCCCTTCCACAATATCAGAAGCATCCTGAAAATGGTGAACCTAGACTgtatccaggaggtggaagtgaaTTGCAAGTGGATACTGCCCATCCTGACACAGTTTACCCCATACCTGGGCCACATGAGGAATCTTCAGAAGCTCGTTCTCTCCCACATGGATGTCTCTCGCTACGTTTCCCCAGAGCAGAAGAAGGAGATTGTTACCCAGTTCACCACTCAGTTCCTCAAGCTGCGCTGCCTCCAAAAGCTTTATATGAACTCTGTTTCTTTCCTCGAAGGCCACCTGGACCAGCTGCTCAG CTGTCTGAAGACCTCGTTAAAGATCCTCGCAATAACTAACTGTGCGCTTTTGGAATCAGACTTGAAGCATCTATCCCAGTGCCCAAGCATCAGTCAACTAAAGACCCTGGACCTGAATGGCATCAGACTGACGAATTACAGCCTTGTGCCTCTCCAAATTCTCCTAGAAAAAGTTGCAGCCACCCTTGAGTACCTGGATTTAGATGACTGTGGCATCGTAGACTCCCAAGTCAACACCATCCTGCCTGCCTTGAGCCACTGCTTTGAGCTGAACACCTTCAGCTTCTGTGGAAATCCCATCTGCATGGCAACCCTGGAGAACCTGCTGAGCCACACAATCATACTCAGAAAGTTATGCCTGGAGCTGTATCCTGCCCCGCGGGAGAGTTATGATGCTGATGGTACTCTCTGCTGGAGCAGATTTGCCCAACTTAGGGCTGAGCTGATGAAGAGAGTGAGGGACTTAAGGCACCCCAAGAGGATCTTGTTCTGTACTGACTACTGCCCTGACTGTGGCAACAGGTCATTTTATGACCTGGAGGCAGATCAATGCTGCTGTTGA
- the LOC129143340 gene encoding PRAME family member 1-like — MKGGTAHQTCAFHSRNSVLTSLVITNDPVSDSLFVKGCFELQERCLQNPLENLELTCGYLLEEDMKCLSQYPSLGYLKHLNLSYVLLFRISLEPLGALLEKIAATLKTLILEGCQIHYCQLSAILPGLSRCSQLTTFYFGRNCMSTDALKDLLRHTSGLSKLSLETYPAPEESLNSLVRVDWEIFTPLRAELMCTLREVRQPKRIFTGPTPCPSCGSSPSEELELHLCC; from the exons ATGAAAGGAGGGACAGCGCATCAAACCTGTGCATTTCACAGTAGAAACTCTGTCCTCACCAGCTTAGTGATCACAAATGATCCTGTCTCTGATTCCCTGTTTGTAAAAGGTTGTTTTGAACTCCAGGAAAG GTGCCTCCAGAACCCCTTGGAGAACTTGGAGTTAACTTGTGGCTACCTATTGGAAGAGGACATGAAGTGTCTCTCCCAGTACCCAAGCCTCGGTTACCTAAAGCATCTGAATCTCAGCTACGTGCTGCTGTTCCGCATCAGTCTTGAACCCCTCGGAGCTCTGCTAGAGAAAATTGCTGCCACTCTCAAGACCCTCATCTTGGAGGGCTGTCAGATCCACTACTGCCAACTCAGCGCCATCCTGCCTGGCCTGAGCCGCTGCTCCCAGCTCACCACCTTCTACTTTGGCAGAAATTGCATGTCTACGGATGCCCTGAAGGACCTGCTGCGCCACACCAGTGGGCTGAGCAAGTTAAGCCTGGAGACGTATCCTGCCCCTGAGGAGAGTTTGAATTCCTTGGTTCGTGTCGATTGGGAGATCTTCACCCCACTTCGGGCTGAGCTGATGTGTACACTGAGGGAAGTCAGGCAGCCCAAGAGGATCTTCACTGGTCCCACTCCCTGCCCTTCCTGTGGCTCATCACCGTCTGAGGAACTGGAGCTCCATCTTTGCTGCTAG